The proteins below are encoded in one region of Winogradskyella helgolandensis:
- a CDS encoding M1 family metallopeptidase codes for MKKIFIAFCVFISGLAYAQKTDYVDFIRANGMLNIVIDSSIVKGNVWYNLNITKSTDSIFLDAVNMTFENVEIRVGDSNTQKLDYSNVENKIYFKYPFQKNQSYTIYFNYLAKPKQALYFLKRENEPQVWTQGQGKYTSHWFPSLDDTNDKIIFNLSTVKKSEYSFIANGLNTVTSPLPDNSVKTSYQMQKPMSSYLLALVYGKYNKKTATSKSGIPLEYYYYPEDSLKVEPTYRYSKQMFDFLEEEIGFAYPWQNYKQVPVHDFLYAGMENTSLTIFSDAFMVDDIGFNDKNYVNVNAHELAHQWFGDLVTAKSGEHHWLQEGFATYYALLAERDIFGDDYFYFKLLESVLELSRQDLSGNGTSLLDPKSSSLTFYQRGAWVLHALRDQVGDVIFKKAVRNYLEKHQYANVETSDFIQEVENLYGRSLSHFVNYWIKNKAFPFDDAFAILKRQSSFINEYAMVDCEAKTSKCAEYLKYYVSDEAKVKVISQVPALVTSDVFKNNLKVRQAISEHVTKIPEALKEDYESLLDDKSYVTIENALYNLWVNFPLERSKYLSKTRKIIGFSDKNVRMLWIVLNLSTPYYEADNKQELFDELVGYTKEKYNADVRIKAFTYLDLIKSCDEDCQAELETAKSHHNWRLVKFAKELSKKLENKKE; via the coding sequence ATGAAGAAAATTTTTATTGCGTTTTGTGTTTTTATTTCGGGTTTAGCATATGCTCAGAAGACTGATTATGTGGATTTTATAAGGGCGAATGGAATGCTTAATATTGTTATAGATTCTTCAATCGTAAAAGGTAATGTTTGGTATAATCTCAATATTACTAAATCAACAGACTCTATTTTTTTAGATGCTGTGAATATGACATTCGAAAATGTTGAGATAAGAGTAGGTGATTCTAATACTCAGAAATTAGATTATTCCAATGTGGAAAATAAGATTTATTTCAAATATCCGTTTCAAAAGAATCAGTCCTATACAATCTATTTTAATTATTTGGCAAAGCCCAAACAAGCGCTATATTTTTTGAAACGAGAAAATGAGCCACAGGTTTGGACACAAGGCCAAGGGAAGTATACAAGCCATTGGTTTCCTAGTTTAGATGATACTAACGATAAAATCATCTTCAATTTAAGTACGGTTAAGAAATCTGAATATAGCTTTATCGCAAATGGTTTAAATACTGTGACTAGTCCGTTGCCAGATAATTCGGTAAAGACTTCTTATCAAATGCAAAAGCCGATGTCTAGCTATTTATTAGCTTTAGTCTATGGCAAATACAACAAAAAAACAGCAACCTCAAAAAGCGGAATTCCACTTGAATATTACTATTATCCAGAAGATTCTTTAAAAGTTGAACCTACGTATCGGTATTCTAAACAAATGTTCGATTTTTTAGAAGAAGAAATTGGGTTTGCGTATCCTTGGCAAAATTACAAGCAGGTGCCTGTTCATGATTTTCTATATGCAGGTATGGAAAACACGAGTCTTACTATTTTCTCAGATGCGTTTATGGTTGATGATATTGGCTTTAATGATAAAAACTATGTAAATGTTAATGCGCACGAGCTAGCACATCAGTGGTTTGGAGATTTGGTGACAGCAAAATCTGGTGAGCATCATTGGTTGCAAGAAGGTTTTGCTACGTACTATGCACTTTTGGCTGAACGCGATATTTTTGGTGATGATTATTTTTACTTTAAGCTCTTAGAGTCTGTACTAGAATTAAGTCGTCAAGATCTGTCTGGAAATGGAACATCGCTTTTAGATCCAAAATCAAGTAGTTTAACGTTTTATCAGCGTGGAGCATGGGTTTTACATGCGTTAAGAGATCAAGTAGGAGATGTTATCTTTAAGAAAGCAGTTCGGAATTACTTAGAAAAACATCAATATGCTAATGTTGAAACGTCTGATTTTATTCAAGAAGTTGAAAACTTGTATGGACGATCTTTATCACACTTCGTGAATTATTGGATTAAAAACAAAGCATTTCCTTTTGATGATGCTTTTGCGATTTTAAAGCGACAATCAAGCTTTATTAATGAATATGCGATGGTGGACTGTGAAGCCAAAACATCTAAATGTGCAGAGTATCTTAAATATTACGTTTCCGATGAAGCTAAAGTAAAAGTGATTTCGCAAGTGCCAGCCTTAGTAACGTCAGATGTGTTTAAGAATAACTTAAAAGTACGACAAGCTATTTCGGAGCATGTCACTAAAATACCAGAAGCTTTAAAAGAAGATTATGAATCTTTGTTAGATGATAAATCGTACGTTACTATAGAAAACGCCTTATACAATCTTTGGGTTAATTTTCCTTTAGAGCGTTCGAAATACCTCTCTAAAACACGAAAAATAATTGGCTTTAGCGATAAGAACGTGCGTATGCTGTGGATTGTTTTAAACCTAAGTACACCTTATTACGAAGCCGATAATAAACAAGAATTATTTGATGAATTAGTTGGTTATACTAAGGAAAAGTATAATGCAGATGTAAGAATTAAGGCCTTTACATATTTAGATTTAATAAAGTCGTGTGACGAAGATTGTCAAGCTGAATTAGAAACAGCAAAATCACATCACAATTGGAGATTGGTTAAGTTTGCGAAAGAACTATCCAAAAAATTAGAAAACAAAAAAGAATAA
- a CDS encoding acyltransferase, which produces MNANPFEIGYYEDTELKSLGFKSLGINVKIAKNCLIVGIPNISIGNNVIIDSFCSIIAPGDGYLNIGSYVHIASYCHLLASDGIDLMDFSGLSQGVKIYSKTDDYSGNSLTNPTIPNTYKTMKKGRVKLGKHTIIGAGCVILPNVVIGEGTSVGALSLVGSNLDSWTIYFGNPLKKLARRSKKLLEKKQEFLDQLKHK; this is translated from the coding sequence ATGAATGCAAACCCCTTTGAAATTGGATATTATGAGGATACTGAGTTAAAGTCACTTGGATTTAAGTCTTTGGGAATCAATGTTAAAATAGCTAAAAACTGTTTAATTGTTGGCATTCCTAATATATCAATTGGCAATAATGTTATTATTGATTCATTTTGCTCAATCATTGCACCAGGAGATGGTTATTTAAATATTGGTTCTTATGTACACATAGCGTCTTATTGCCACCTACTTGCTTCTGATGGTATTGACTTAATGGATTTTAGCGGATTATCTCAAGGCGTTAAAATTTACAGTAAAACTGATGATTATTCGGGTAACTCATTAACCAATCCAACCATTCCTAACACCTATAAAACTATGAAAAAAGGTAGGGTCAAACTTGGCAAACACACCATTATTGGTGCAGGATGCGTTATACTTCCTAATGTAGTTATAGGAGAAGGTACATCTGTTGGAGCGCTGTCACTTGTAGGTTCAAATCTAGATTCATGGACTATTTATTTTGGAAACCCATTAAAAAAACTAGCAAGACGTTCTAAAAAGTTATTAGAGAAAAAGCAGGAATTCCTAGATCAATTAAAACATAAATAA
- a CDS encoding acyl carrier protein — protein MHIETDTKTKIKNYIIESTFDDVEKIKDDTLIFEEGILDSMGLLFLIEFLQEEFNLTTSDEELVVENFQSINSIIAFIESKM, from the coding sequence ATGCACATAGAAACAGACACAAAAACGAAAATAAAAAATTACATTATCGAATCTACTTTTGATGATGTAGAAAAAATAAAAGACGATACGCTTATTTTTGAAGAAGGCATCCTCGACTCAATGGGTTTACTGTTTTTAATTGAATTCTTACAGGAAGAATTCAACCTAACAACGAGTGATGAAGAACTTGTTGTCGAAAATTTTCAATCTATAAACAGTATTATAGCCTTCATTGAGAGTAAAATGTAA
- the asnB gene encoding asparagine synthase (glutamine-hydrolyzing), translating into MCGISGFFNFNTSTDNKITTLRQMLTRIKHRGPDESGIYASNTIGLGSVRLSIVDLATGTMPLSNSDDSLWIVFNGEIFNHIELREELLAKNHSFKTHSDTEVIVHLYEEYGPEFLSKLNGQFAIAIWDKNKQELFLARDRVGIRPLFYTTINDTFVFASEIKSFLEFPEFNPKISAKALSEYFTLWTTLSSNTVFDNVFELPPGSYMTINTQSKTIKTYWELPITKPNAYQFNTVEEASEAFESIFTDAVKLRLRADVQVAAYLSGGLDSSITTSYIKKILPDNLRTFSIGFTEKDFDESSFQNIARDYFNTQHSSITCGPKDISDNFKDVVWHSEAPLLRTAPTPMGILAKSVHDHNIKVVITGEGADELFGGYNIFKETKIKHFWAKDPQSKYRPLLLKKLYPYIPQISKANNTVLKMFFGYKLNETESPIYSHLLRWNNTSRLTNFLSKDYKDAIHNYNPIAEIEKQLETKLKDYDYLTKAQWIELNFFMSKYLLSSQGDRMAMANSIEGRYPFLDHRIIEFSMKLNPDLKLNGLNEKYLLKKIMKGRLPESILNRSKQAYRAPIQSAFFSEDMPPYLNTMLSEEKITEFGIFNTAYVNQLKKKMKLNKQVSEIDNMAITAILSTQILYDLFINKAIPELQENDLVVLNKTIID; encoded by the coding sequence ATGTGTGGGATTTCAGGCTTTTTCAATTTTAATACAAGCACAGATAATAAAATCACCACTTTAAGGCAAATGCTTACTCGTATTAAGCATAGAGGACCAGATGAAAGTGGGATTTATGCATCTAACACTATTGGTCTCGGTAGTGTACGGCTTAGTATTGTTGATTTAGCCACAGGCACAATGCCACTCTCTAATTCTGATGATTCTTTATGGATTGTCTTTAATGGTGAGATATTTAATCATATCGAGTTAAGAGAAGAATTACTAGCAAAAAACCACAGCTTTAAAACCCATAGCGACACTGAAGTTATTGTTCATCTCTATGAAGAATATGGGCCAGAGTTTCTAAGCAAATTAAATGGTCAGTTTGCTATTGCTATTTGGGATAAAAACAAACAAGAATTATTTTTAGCCAGAGATCGCGTTGGTATTAGACCTTTATTTTACACCACAATTAACGACACGTTTGTTTTTGCTTCTGAAATTAAATCGTTTTTAGAATTTCCGGAATTCAATCCAAAGATATCTGCAAAAGCACTTTCTGAATATTTTACGCTTTGGACCACACTATCTTCCAATACTGTATTTGATAACGTTTTTGAATTGCCACCAGGATCCTACATGACCATTAATACGCAATCTAAAACCATAAAGACCTATTGGGAATTACCAATTACCAAACCGAATGCATATCAATTCAACACTGTAGAAGAAGCTTCCGAAGCCTTTGAGTCTATTTTTACTGATGCTGTAAAATTAAGACTAAGAGCAGACGTACAAGTCGCTGCTTACTTAAGCGGAGGCTTAGACTCTAGCATTACCACCTCTTATATAAAAAAGATCTTACCAGATAACCTGAGAACTTTCTCTATTGGTTTCACAGAAAAAGATTTTGACGAATCATCGTTTCAAAATATAGCAAGAGATTATTTCAATACGCAACACTCTAGTATTACCTGTGGTCCAAAAGATATTTCAGATAATTTTAAAGATGTTGTATGGCATTCAGAAGCTCCTTTATTGCGCACAGCTCCAACTCCAATGGGTATTTTAGCCAAAAGTGTACATGACCACAACATTAAAGTCGTTATAACAGGCGAAGGTGCTGATGAACTTTTTGGTGGTTACAATATTTTTAAAGAAACAAAGATCAAGCATTTTTGGGCAAAGGACCCACAATCTAAATACCGTCCGTTATTGCTTAAAAAACTTTATCCTTACATTCCACAAATAAGCAAGGCGAATAACACGGTATTAAAAATGTTTTTTGGTTATAAATTGAATGAAACTGAATCTCCAATTTATTCTCATTTATTGAGATGGAATAACACATCGCGCCTCACGAATTTTCTTTCTAAAGATTATAAAGACGCCATTCATAATTACAATCCTATCGCCGAAATAGAAAAACAATTAGAAACGAAGCTCAAAGACTACGACTACCTCACTAAAGCGCAATGGATTGAATTAAATTTCTTTATGTCAAAATATCTATTATCTTCTCAAGGCGACAGAATGGCAATGGCAAATTCTATTGAAGGGCGCTACCCCTTTTTAGATCATAGAATTATTGAATTTTCTATGAAATTAAATCCAGATTTAAAATTAAATGGCTTAAATGAAAAATACCTACTAAAGAAAATCATGAAAGGCAGATTACCAGAGTCCATTCTAAACAGATCAAAACAAGCTTACAGAGCACCTATTCAAAGTGCGTTCTTTTCTGAAGATATGCCTCCTTATTTAAACACGATGCTCTCAGAAGAAAAGATTACCGAATTTGGAATTTTTAATACAGCATATGTCAACCAACTAAAAAAGAAGATGAAATTAAACAAACAGGTTTCTGAAATTGATAATATGGCGATTACCGCGATTTTATCGACTCAAATTTTATACGACCTGTTTATTAATAAAGCAATACCAGAACTACAAGAAAATGACCTTGTAGTGCTAAATAAAACAATAATAGACTAA
- the nadE gene encoding NAD(+) synthase produces the protein MNTTRKPFSKDILHIENIETVCNEIISKLKTDVAKKLQRRGAVIGISGGIDSSVCMALSAKAFGPKKVTAIMLPEQDSSDDSRILAEKLAAKFDVTDTIVEDITKALDGFGCYQRRDDAIGRVITNFDPLVDKAKIEIKQDAASNLPPAFSVTVIKPNGDIISKLLPVKEYLQIVASTNFKQRSRMSMLYYHAERLHYAVIGTPNKHEVEQGFFVKHGDGGADVMPIGHLYKTQVYQLASHLGVPQEIIDRTPTTDTYTAEQTQEDFFYQMPFEQMDLIWYGWENNYPADEVARVMDRTSQDIENIYKNFERKRKTTEYLRMRPIF, from the coding sequence ATGAATACAACACGTAAACCTTTTTCAAAAGATATATTACACATTGAAAACATTGAAACTGTTTGCAATGAGATCATTTCAAAATTAAAAACTGATGTCGCAAAAAAATTACAACGTCGCGGAGCAGTTATTGGTATCAGCGGAGGCATTGACTCTTCAGTTTGCATGGCATTATCAGCCAAAGCTTTTGGTCCTAAAAAAGTGACTGCAATCATGCTTCCTGAGCAAGATTCTAGTGACGACAGCCGAATACTAGCTGAAAAATTAGCCGCAAAATTCGATGTCACAGATACAATAGTTGAAGACATCACCAAAGCCTTAGATGGTTTTGGATGCTACCAAAGAAGAGACGACGCTATAGGAAGAGTAATAACCAATTTTGATCCATTAGTAGACAAAGCAAAAATTGAAATTAAACAAGATGCTGCATCCAACCTACCTCCTGCTTTTTCAGTTACCGTCATAAAACCAAACGGAGATATCATAAGTAAATTATTACCCGTAAAAGAATACCTTCAAATTGTGGCCTCTACCAATTTTAAACAACGTAGCAGAATGAGCATGCTTTACTATCACGCGGAACGCTTGCATTATGCTGTTATTGGCACACCAAACAAACATGAAGTTGAGCAAGGCTTTTTCGTAAAACATGGTGATGGAGGTGCAGACGTGATGCCTATTGGTCATTTATACAAAACACAAGTTTATCAATTAGCAAGCCATTTAGGCGTTCCTCAAGAAATTATTGACCGAACACCAACAACAGACACCTATACTGCAGAACAAACCCAAGAAGATTTCTTTTACCAAATGCCTTTTGAGCAAATGGATCTCATCTGGTATGGTTGGGAAAATAACTATCCGGCTGATGAAGTTGCAAGAGTTATGGACAGAACTTCTCAAGATATTGAAAACATCTATAAAAATTTTGAACGCAAAAGAAAGACTACAGAATACTTAAGAATGCGCCCAATATTTTAA
- a CDS encoding class I adenylate-forming enzyme family protein — MNVFDHLFDTSKHLEKDFLLGSKETVSFEKIYSESLKIASYLKATVDQNQHITLISPNSAFFITTYLGILKSGNICVPLNFAIEQGNLDYILNTTESATVFISKPLKRKLKFNTNIHLIDEDESLEIIANQAIVDIDLDFDSNRVAEIIFTSGSTGEPKGVMISHQNIIANTDAIISYLKLTSNDVMCVVLPFFYCYGLSLLHTHLKVGGSLVLNNSFIFLGSIINDLKNHKCTGFAGVPSHFQILLKKSKTFKTEVFPNLRYVTQAGGKLHTVFIDEFTEAFPTKEFYVMYGQTEATARLSYLPPEYIKTKTSSIGKAIPNVELKIVNSNGETVTIDEEGELLARGENVMLGYFKDVETTNQVIKNGWLHTGDLAKIDKDGFIYLVARKKEIIKVGGKRVSPKEIEDVILAIPEVEDCIITGFDDELLGEAILATVVLNNTENKEHMTDKILKECSKHLSLYKIPQKIVFDKTIQLSATGKKRIK, encoded by the coding sequence ATGAACGTTTTTGACCATCTTTTTGACACCTCTAAACATCTTGAAAAGGATTTCCTATTAGGTTCGAAAGAAACTGTTTCATTCGAAAAAATCTATAGTGAGAGCTTAAAAATAGCGTCGTATTTAAAAGCAACGGTAGATCAAAATCAACATATTACGTTAATTAGCCCAAATTCAGCATTCTTTATAACGACTTACTTAGGAATTCTAAAATCTGGAAATATTTGTGTCCCTCTTAATTTCGCGATAGAACAAGGGAATTTAGATTACATCCTCAATACTACAGAAAGTGCAACAGTTTTTATCTCTAAGCCTTTAAAGCGCAAATTAAAATTTAACACAAATATTCATTTAATTGATGAAGATGAATCTTTAGAAATCATAGCGAATCAAGCTATCGTTGACATTGATTTAGATTTTGATAGTAATCGTGTTGCTGAAATCATTTTCACCTCAGGTTCTACGGGAGAACCTAAAGGCGTTATGATTAGCCATCAAAACATTATAGCCAATACAGATGCCATTATTTCGTATTTAAAATTGACATCAAATGACGTGATGTGCGTTGTATTACCGTTCTTTTATTGCTATGGCTTATCGTTATTACACACACATCTTAAAGTTGGAGGATCGCTAGTACTCAACAATAGCTTTATTTTTCTGGGCTCCATCATCAATGACTTAAAAAACCATAAATGCACAGGATTTGCTGGTGTTCCGAGTCATTTTCAGATCTTATTAAAAAAATCAAAAACCTTTAAAACTGAAGTATTTCCAAATTTGAGATACGTAACGCAAGCCGGAGGAAAATTACACACTGTTTTTATTGATGAGTTTACAGAGGCTTTTCCAACTAAAGAATTTTACGTTATGTATGGCCAAACCGAAGCTACTGCGCGTTTATCCTATTTGCCACCAGAATATATTAAGACAAAAACAAGCTCTATAGGTAAAGCGATTCCAAATGTCGAATTAAAAATAGTAAACAGTAATGGAGAAACCGTTACAATAGATGAAGAAGGCGAGTTATTAGCACGTGGAGAAAACGTTATGTTAGGCTATTTTAAAGATGTTGAAACGACAAACCAAGTTATAAAAAATGGATGGTTACACACAGGTGATTTGGCAAAAATAGACAAAGATGGATTTATCTATTTAGTGGCAAGAAAAAAAGAGATCATAAAAGTTGGCGGAAAACGCGTGAGTCCAAAGGAGATTGAAGACGTTATTTTAGCAATTCCTGAAGTAGAAGACTGTATAATTACAGGTTTTGACGACGAACTTTTAGGTGAAGCAATACTTGCGACAGTAGTTCTCAACAATACTGAAAATAAAGAACATATGACAGATAAAATTCTTAAAGAATGTTCTAAGCACTTGTCACTTTATAAAATACCTCAAAAGATTGTTTTTGACAAAACAATACAATTAAGTGCTACAGGAAAGAAGCGCATTAAATAA
- the recG gene encoding ATP-dependent DNA helicase RecG, which produces MSVNLQTPIDYLKGVGPNRADLLRSELGIQTYQDLINLFPNRYIDRTRYYKINQLQRNNAEVQIIGKITGFREVAQKRGKRLVADFRDDTGMMELVWFRGQKWIRDSLKTGQTYVIFGKTNWFGGKFNMPHPEIELQSEHESNLRSAMQAIYPSTEKLSNKGITNKVVTTIMQQLFLDTKGRFVETLPDSVMSELKLISKSEALFNIHFPKTPELLARAQFRLKFEELFYIQLQLIIKNLIHKSKIKGFTFDKVGDYFNTFYKDHLPFELTNAQKRVLKEIRHDLGSNAQMNRLLQGDVGSGKTIVAFMSILMGLDNGFQCCLIAPTAILSAQHYQGISELCKPLGISVSLLQGSTKTSERRIIHENLENGNLQILIGTHALLEDKVKFKNLGLAIIDEQHRFGVKQRSKLWHKNTLPPNILVMTATPIPRTLAMSVYGDLDISVIDELPAGRKPIKTVHRFDNNRLKVFKFMKDEIALGRQIYIVYPLIQENETMDYKDLMDGYESVSREFPMPDYQISIVHGKMKPADKDYEMERFVKGETQIMVATTVIEVGVNVPNASVMIIESAERFGLSQLHQLRGRVGRGAEQSYCILMTSHKLSQDSKTRLETMVRSSDGFEIAEVDLKLRGPGDLMGTQQSGILNLRIADIVKDKDILEQSRYYAKNILKLDPSLASPEHRVILNTYRQMSKFRNIWNYIS; this is translated from the coding sequence ATGAGTGTGAATTTACAAACTCCCATCGATTACCTTAAAGGCGTTGGTCCTAACCGAGCGGATTTATTGCGCTCAGAGTTGGGTATTCAGACGTATCAAGATCTCATCAACCTATTTCCTAATCGGTATATAGATCGCACTAGATACTATAAAATCAATCAATTACAACGTAATAATGCCGAAGTTCAAATCATTGGAAAAATTACAGGATTTAGAGAAGTCGCCCAAAAGCGAGGCAAACGCTTAGTAGCCGACTTTAGAGACGACACAGGCATGATGGAACTCGTTTGGTTTAGAGGTCAAAAGTGGATACGTGATAGCCTAAAAACAGGCCAGACTTATGTGATTTTCGGAAAAACAAATTGGTTTGGTGGTAAATTCAACATGCCACATCCTGAGATTGAATTGCAATCTGAGCACGAAAGTAATCTGCGATCTGCCATGCAAGCCATTTATCCTTCGACCGAAAAATTGTCAAATAAGGGTATTACAAATAAAGTTGTAACGACTATAATGCAGCAATTATTTTTGGATACTAAAGGTCGGTTTGTAGAAACGTTACCTGATTCAGTTATGTCTGAATTAAAATTAATTTCCAAATCTGAAGCGCTTTTTAATATTCATTTTCCGAAGACTCCAGAGTTGTTAGCAAGAGCTCAATTTCGATTAAAATTTGAAGAATTATTTTACATTCAACTGCAATTAATTATCAAAAACCTCATTCATAAATCGAAAATTAAAGGCTTTACTTTTGATAAAGTAGGAGACTACTTTAACACCTTTTACAAAGACCATTTACCCTTCGAATTAACCAATGCGCAGAAGCGTGTTTTAAAAGAAATTAGACACGATTTAGGCAGTAATGCCCAGATGAATCGACTTTTACAAGGAGATGTTGGCTCCGGAAAGACCATAGTTGCTTTTATGTCAATACTCATGGGACTTGACAACGGTTTTCAATGTTGCCTAATTGCGCCTACTGCTATTTTGTCAGCTCAACACTACCAAGGAATAAGTGAGTTATGTAAACCATTAGGAATCAGTGTTTCACTACTTCAGGGCTCAACCAAAACTTCAGAACGAAGAATCATTCATGAAAATCTAGAAAATGGCAATTTACAGATCTTAATTGGCACTCATGCCCTGCTTGAAGACAAGGTTAAATTTAAGAATTTAGGACTCGCCATTATAGACGAACAACACCGTTTTGGAGTTAAGCAAAGATCAAAATTGTGGCACAAAAACACCCTTCCGCCAAACATTCTTGTAATGACCGCTACTCCAATTCCGAGAACCTTAGCCATGTCTGTTTATGGCGACTTAGATATCTCTGTAATTGATGAATTACCAGCAGGTAGAAAACCCATAAAAACAGTTCATCGATTTGATAACAACCGCCTAAAAGTTTTCAAATTTATGAAAGATGAAATCGCTTTAGGACGTCAAATTTACATCGTCTATCCTTTAATTCAAGAAAACGAAACCATGGATTATAAAGATTTAATGGACGGTTACGAAAGTGTGTCTCGAGAGTTTCCAATGCCAGATTATCAGATTTCAATTGTTCATGGCAAAATGAAACCTGCCGATAAAGATTACGAAATGGAACGCTTTGTAAAAGGCGAAACTCAAATCATGGTCGCAACAACCGTTATTGAAGTTGGAGTTAATGTTCCCAATGCCTCTGTTATGATTATTGAAAGTGCGGAGCGCTTTGGTCTATCTCAATTGCACCAATTACGCGGACGTGTTGGTCGTGGTGCAGAACAGAGTTATTGCATCTTAATGACGAGCCACAAACTTAGTCAAGACAGTAAAACCAGACTAGAAACCATGGTTCGCAGCAGTGACGGTTTTGAAATTGCTGAAGTGGATTTAAAACTACGTGGACCAGGCGATCTCATGGGAACCCAACAAAGCGGTATTTTAAACCTCAGAATCGCGGATATTGTAAAAGACAAGGATATCCTTGAACAATCGCGTTATTACGCTAAAAACATTCTGAAATTAGATCCTAGTTTAGCTTCACCAGAACATAGAGTCATATTAAATACCTATAGACAAATGAGTAAGTTTCGTAATATTTGGAATTATATTTCATAA
- a CDS encoding type 1 glutamine amidotransferase domain-containing protein: MENLNKKTVAILATNGFEESELREPKKALEDAGAEVHIVSLESGEIKGWADGNWSNSYKVDKTLESVSQKDYNALVLPGGQINPDVLRKNKTAVSFVKSFFENHKPVAAICHAPWLLAEAGVVKGRKITSYDSIKTDMINAGANWVDEEVVVDSGLVTSRSPEDLPAFNKKLVEEVYEGKHEEQVA, encoded by the coding sequence ATGGAAAATTTAAATAAAAAAACAGTAGCTATTTTAGCAACAAACGGATTTGAAGAAAGTGAATTAAGAGAACCAAAAAAGGCTTTAGAAGACGCAGGCGCGGAGGTACATATTGTATCTTTAGAGTCAGGTGAAATCAAAGGTTGGGCCGATGGAAATTGGAGTAATTCTTATAAAGTCGATAAAACATTAGAAAGCGTAAGTCAAAAAGATTATAATGCTCTAGTGTTGCCTGGAGGACAAATTAATCCCGACGTATTACGTAAGAATAAGACTGCAGTATCCTTTGTGAAATCATTCTTTGAAAACCATAAGCCGGTTGCTGCTATATGTCATGCACCATGGTTATTAGCAGAAGCAGGGGTTGTAAAAGGGCGTAAAATTACATCATATGATTCTATAAAAACGGATATGATTAATGCCGGAGCTAATTGGGTCGATGAAGAAGTCGTGGTGGATTCTGGATTAGTGACTAGTAGATCGCCCGAGGATTTACCAGCGTTCAATAAAAAATTAGTCGAAGAAGTCTACGAAGGTAAACACGAAGAGCAAGTGGCTTAA
- a CDS encoding SDR family oxidoreductase: MENILVAGANGTTGKQVVNLLKASQYFNPIAMVRKEEQQKQFKDDGVETVLADLTEDLTHAVKGIDKVIFAAGSGGKNVVEVDQEGAKRLMAVSKMANVNRFVMLSSMGADQPEASEELQDYLKAKQNADEHLKNSGLKYTIVRPGSLTNNEAKGKIELKEKLNKRGEISRADVAQTLVKSLNDDAPYNTTFEIIEGDTSIGEAMSELQPTVS, translated from the coding sequence ATGGAAAATATATTAGTAGCTGGTGCCAATGGTACCACGGGAAAACAAGTTGTTAATCTTCTAAAAGCATCGCAATATTTTAACCCAATTGCTATGGTTAGAAAAGAAGAACAGCAAAAGCAATTTAAGGACGATGGAGTAGAAACCGTACTTGCAGATTTAACAGAAGACCTAACACATGCAGTAAAAGGCATTGATAAAGTGATTTTTGCTGCGGGTTCTGGTGGAAAAAATGTAGTGGAAGTTGACCAAGAAGGAGCTAAACGGTTAATGGCTGTTTCTAAAATGGCGAATGTCAACAGATTTGTAATGTTGAGTTCTATGGGAGCAGATCAACCAGAAGCATCAGAAGAATTGCAAGATTATTTAAAAGCTAAGCAAAATGCAGATGAGCATCTTAAAAACAGCGGACTTAAATATACCATTGTAAGACCTGGTTCATTAACTAACAATGAGGCGAAGGGAAAGATAGAATTAAAAGAAAAATTAAATAAACGTGGTGAAATTAGTAGAGCAGACGTGGCGCAAACTCTGGTAAAATCGTTAAACGATGATGCACCGTATAATACCACATTCGAAATTATAGAAGGTGACACTTCCATTGGTGAAGCCATGAGTGAATTACAACCGACTGTTAGTTAG
- a CDS encoding YqaE/Pmp3 family membrane protein — protein MSLLTIILNIVMPPLAVFLKHGLGSEFLISLLLTLVGWLPGVIYAFYVNSK, from the coding sequence ATGTCGTTATTAACTATAATCTTAAATATTGTCATGCCGCCTTTAGCAGTGTTTTTAAAACACGGATTAGGTAGCGAGTTTTTAATAAGCTTGTTATTAACGCTTGTGGGTTGGTTGCCGGGAGTGATTTATGCATTCTATGTGAATAGTAAATAA